Part of the Novosphingobium sp. ZN18A2 genome, ACCAACTCGGTATTGCGTCACGGTGACAGCGATGATCCCCTCGGGCAAAGCAGTACCCGGAATGCCAGCGGTCGAGCCGTCACCGCATTTCCGCGTCGGCGACGAGGCGACATCAGCACTGGGCATTTCGGGAGGTTGTGCCATGCTACTCATACCGTCCCTCGGGGAGTTCATCGCGTGGCGGCCTTGTCCAAAACGGGATTGCCTCGCCTCGGACAGACCTAATGCGCTTTTCATAGTAGGCGACGAGATCGAAATACGTCTCCCGGTCATCGGCCGATCCCGCTCGATCGGCATTCCTCCTCGCCAGCTCGTAATTGTAGATCAATTGATCGAGCGTCATGATCCAGTTCCTTTTTGAACAACGAAAAGGCTGCCGAGAAACTTCTTTTTTAACCCCGACCCGGCCGCTTTGATTGCCGGCGCAGTATTCTTGGTGGTATCGGCACTTCACCTGCTGCGGTTGCAGCTTGATGGCCAGTTTGCCGCCGCCGACCTTACTGGTCTTCGTGTTGGCACCGTTGGGCGACGCTGGACACATGTGCCCGTTGCTCTAGGTCCGACCCTTTGAGGTGACGCGCGCTCATGCCCTTTTCTGTGGCAATCTTGGCGGCGCCCTAGTCGCCCTGGCGACTGTCTACCTTGCCGAATTATGGCATGGCATTCCCTTCAACATCCTTGCAGCATGCCATAATTGGCAGATCTGCGACTAAGAGGCGGAACTGAAGGAGGCAGCTTCTCGAAGTTGGAAGCCTAAGACCGTCGATTTCGACCGGTAGCGAACGTTAGATGGGCCCTTTGCGGCTGGGTTTCAAGCCTTAATCACGATCTCATTCGTCCTGCGGCGCCAGTCCTAACGCATCCTGCCGTCCAGGTCTTTGCCTGCTCATATCCCAAGGCAGCCTAGCCACATCTAGCCAATCCGCTGAATTTGTTAGCGCCGAACTACGGCGCCTTTCGACGGTGTGAACCGCCCCGAGATTGCCGGAGGCCCCAACTCCTGAGAGGAAGGGTCAATGAGCAAGACGACGAACAAGTTCTCACCCGAGGTTCGCGAGCGAGCAGTCCGTATGGTGCTGGACAGCGAGAAGGATCATCCGTCGCGCTGGGCGGCGGTCACATCGATAGCCGGCAAGTTCGGCTGTTCGGGCTATCGTCGGTCCATTCCCCCGGCTCGAGTCCGAACGGGCCGCCACCGATCATGTCCTCAAGACGCGGCTGGCTGTCGCGCCGGGTACCTATCGCCATCCGGTGCATTCCTTCTGACAGTGCCGATCGAAGCCTTCGTCGAGCATTACAACAATCAGCGTTATCACGAGAGACTGAACAATGTGACGCCTGCCGATGCCTACTTCGGCAGGGCGCCGGCTATCATCAAACGAAGGGAAAGGATCAAGCGACAGACCATCGAATATCGCCGCTTGCAACACCGCAATCTGGCCGCGTAAACATCAACCCTCAGACGAGGCCCTCACTCCGCTAATCTACGCCGCGAGTTGTGCCAATTGTTCTGACGACGGACAGGCAGAACAGGTCGCGGCGCAAATTCGCGGGTTGCTGCCAATCGGAGGATGCAACCTGCCCATGGTCGCCAAGCAATTATCGGTCCATCCGCGCACTCTGCAGAACAGGCTTCTGGCCGAAGGTCTCGAGTTTCGAGAAATCATAAAGAATGAGCGACGCAAATTAGCCGAATCCTATCTGGGCTCGACACGCACGCCAATTGCAGAAATTGCTGTTCTGCTCGGTTACGCCGACCAGACATCCTTTACGCGCGCGTTTTCCGGCTGGTTCTCCATGTCACCAAGAAAATTCCGCAGGTCCAGGCAGGGTAGCCGGGCTGTAGGCAATTCAGTACAATGAAGTATTCTCCCCACTCATCTGAAAAGGACTCGCCAGGCGCCCGCGGCAGTGTGATCCGTGCCGGCAGCATGGAGGGCTATCGCAGCTTCCTGTTCGAACTGGGGGTCGATCCGCTGCCGGTGCTTGAACGTGCAGGGCTGGACAACGAAATTTTCTCTGACCCCGACACAGTGATCAGCACCGAATGCTACAGACGCGCGCTCAATCATGCGGCGATCACCACTGGCCTGCGTCATTTTGGCCTCCTCCTGTCGCAACGGCAAGCCTTCGAGAAGCTGGGTGCTGTCGGCTATCTCGTGCGCCATGCCCCGAACCTGCGTGTTTCGATCGAGCGTCTCATCTTGCATTTCCGGACACACGACACGGGGTCGATGACCGAGCTCGAGACGGAGGACAATTGCGCCCTCTGGCTCCATCGATTGTCCGGCGTGATCGATGCGCCAGCGATCCAGCAGACGGAGCTCGCGGTCGGCCTGGCTTGCCGGTTCGTGCGATCGGCCCTTGGCGAGACCTGGTGTCCCCAAGCAGTCTATTTCGAGCACCAGGCGCCCAGGGACGTTAGCCCATTTCAGGCCGTATTCCGATGTCCAGTCCTGTTCGGCCAGACACTGACAGGTCTCGAGATCGCCACGCCGGATCTCGACAAACCGCTTCGCCAGTCCGACCCCGGCTTGTTCAAGATCCTGGAACAGCACGTCACACAGATCGAGAAAGGCATGGGTGACGATTTCAGCGCAAGTGTGCGCACGTTAATTTTGCAGGACATCGAAAGCGGGACAGTCCGGATCGAAACCGCCGCCGCCAGAATGGGATTGCGCAAGCACGTCCTCCAGCGAAGGCTGAAGGCGGAGGGCACCAATTTCCAGGCAATCCTCGACGACGTACGCTACGAGATCGGGCGACGTTACCTGCTGGAAACCGATACTCCGATTTCGGAGATTGCCGGAATTCTCGGTTATGCCGAATCGGCAGTTTTCACCCGAGCCTTCGCGCGTCGGTCAGGCATGGCTCCGCGGCTCTGGCGCCAGACACACACAGCGTCATAACCCGGCAATCGGAGTGACCTATTCCGGATCGGCAAGGAACAGGCGCCATCCCGCGCAGCCGCTGGCACGTAAACCGGCATCGTGAAGCCAAGCCCCATGGCATCGCAGGCGAACGCCGTAATTTGACTTTTCGAAGCAAGACGGCCTTCAGAAGTCACTCGGGCACCAATCCGGCACTCTAAGCGGAAACACTCGATCCGCATGGGCAGGCACCATGCGAATCCCAAACCGCTGGAGAGATGGATGTGAACGGCGCAGAAGCCCTTATCGAAACCATGGCAGGATGCGGTGTCGACGTGTGCTTCGCCAATCCCGGTACATCGGAAATGCAACTCGTTGCAGCGATCGATGGCCAGCACGGGATGCGCGCCATTCTCGGCCTGTTCGAAGGTGTCGTGACAGGCGCCGCCGATGGGTATGGCCGGATGGCGGACAAACCGGCGATCACGCTTCTGCACCTTGGCCCCGGCCTTGCCAACGGACTCGCCAATCTGCACAACGCCCGTCGCGCAGGCTCGCCCATCATCAATATCGTGGGCGATCATGCGACCTATCATCTCCAGTACAATTCACCATTGACCAGCGATTTGCAGGGCGTTGCGCGGCCGATGTCCGATTGGGTCAAGGCCTCTCGCTCCGAACGCGATCTTCCGCAAGTCGGGGCGGAATCCTTTGCTATCGCGACCGCATATCCCGGACGGATCGCAACTGTTGTCGCTCCGGCCAATCATGCATGGACCGAAGGCAGCGCGGCTGCAGCTGCCACGACCGCACCGCCCGTGCCTCAGACACCCGATGCCGCGATTGACGAAGCTGCCGAAGCCCTTGAACAGGCGGACGGCGCTGTCGCCATCTACCTCGGTGGCCGCGCCTTGCGCGAAGACGCGCTGGAGTACGCCGGGCGCATCGCGGCGAAGATCGGTGCACGCCTGATCTGCGAGACCTTCCCCGCCCGCCTCCAACGCGGCGCCGGACGCGTGGCGGTAGAGCGGCTGCCCTATTTTGGCGAGCAGGGTGAAGAATACTTGAAGGACTTCAAGACGATCGTCTTCTGCGGCGCGGAACCGCCGGTTTCCTTCTTCGCCTATCCCGGCAAGCCGAGCTGGCTGTCGCCCGCGGGCGCAAAGCTCGTCCGTCTTGCCTCGATGGAGGAGGATGCCCTTGCCGCGCTGACCGGTCTCGCCGAGAAGCTTGGCGCGACAGACGAAGCGCCCAAGCAGCAGGCCGCGTTGCCCCTGGTGACAGACGGCAAACTCGACCCTGCAAACGTGGGCGCCGTGATCGCCGAGAAAATGCCCGCCAATGCAATTGTCTCGGACGAGGCGGCGACGGCCGGCCTGATGATCTTCCCGTCAACCGCCGGCGCACCGAAGCATGACTGGCTGACCCTTACCGGTGGCGCGATCGGCCAGGGCCTGCCGCTGGCCGCCGGCGCGGCGGTCGCCTGCCCGGATCGCAAAGTGCTGGCTTTGCAGGCCGACGGCAGCGGCATGTACACCTGCCAGGCCTTGTGGACGATGGCGCGCGAGAAGCTCGATGTGACGACGATCATCCTCAACAATGGCAGTTACTCGATCCTCAATATCGAACTGATGCGCGTGGGGGTTCAGAATCCGGGGCCAAAGGCGCTTTCGATGCTAGATCTCCACAATCCCGCGCTCGACTGGGTTTCGCTTTCGCTAGGCATGGGCGTGCCCGCTCGCAAGGCGTCGACCGTTGCCGAATTGCGCGAAGCCCTCGACGAAGCGTTGGCGCACAAGGGGCCGCGCCTGATCGAGGCGATTCTTTAAGCGGAGCCGGAAAATGCCATCATTGAACCTCGTTCCCGCCAGCGTCAGCGATTTTCGCCTTGGTGCCGAGAGGCGCCTGCCGCGCACACTGTTCGACTATGTCGATGGCGGTGCCGGTGCCGAAGTGACGCTAAAGGACAATGTCGCCGATTTCGAGAAGCTTCGCCTGGGCCAACGTGTGCTGCGCGATATTTCGAATACCAGCACCGAGATCGAGCTGCTTGGCGAAAAACTGTCCATGCCCGTCATCCTCGCCCCGATCGGGATGGGCGGCATGATGGCACGCCGTGCCGAAGTGCAGGCCAAGCGTGTTGCCGACAGCATGGGTATCCCCTTCACCCTGTCAACCATGGCGATCTGCCCGATCGAGGAAGTAGCAGCAGTTTCCCAAGTCCCAATGTGGTTCCAACTCTATATGTTCAGGGATCGCGGTATCGTGCTGGAAATGCTGGAGCGCGCCGCGGCGCACGGCGTCACCAAGCTGGTCTTCACGGTCGATCTCAACGTGGTGGGTACACGCTATCGCGACATCCGCAATGGGCTGTTCGGCGGTACAGACTTCTGGGGCAAGCTGCGCAGCGGTTTCATCGACTACGCCCTCCATCCCCGCTGGGCGCTGGATGTCGGGGTAAAGGGCGGGCCGCACAAGTTCGGCAATATCGCGAAATACTCCCCTGCCGCGAACGCACTACCCGACTATGCCGCATGGGTTCAAAGCCAGCTCGATGCCTCTGTCAACTGGGACGACATTGCGTGGCTGCGCACCCATTGGAGCGGCGAACTGATCCTGAAAGGTATTCTCGATCCCAATGATGCGCTTCAGGCACAGGCCGTCGGCGCCGATGCCGTGGTCGTCTCCAATCACGGCGGCAGGCAGCTCGACGGAGTTGCCTCTGGCGCGGAAATGCTGCCCCGCGTGGCCGATGCGGTCGGCGCCGCACTTCCGCTTATCGTGGATGGTGGCATCCGGTCTGGCCAGGATGTCGTCAAGGCGCTCGCTCTGGGTGCCAGGGCGGTGATGATCGGGCGACCGTGGATCTTTTCCCTCGCGGCGCATGGTGAAGCCGGGCTGCGACAGCTGCTGAAAGTGTTCAAGGGCGACATGAACACGGCTCTTGGTCTCAGCGGGTTTCCCCAAGCGAGCAAAGTTGACCGGTCGGCGCTGTTGGAGAAGTGATCGCCCGCAAGCGGCTAACGGATCGTTCGTTCGAGCAACGCGGGCGTCTTTACCGCGCCGATGGGCGAATTGCCAAAAAACCGATGTCGCCTTCGAAGCGGTCATCGCCAGTTCCACCCGCCAGCACCCAGCGATCCGGGACATCCGCGAAGACATCGAAGGCAACCTCGACCCCGGGTAAGGTGCTTTCGCCAATCCTGGACCAATCTGAAGGCCAGACCCCGATCAAATCCAAGGACCAAATCATGACCGTTGATCTTGCTTCCCGCCTATCCGACGAACTGTTTGACGCTCTGCGCAACCGCGCGCCAATTCCCCTGATCAGCGCGCGACATCCGGAACTGGATATCGATGAGGCATACCGGATTTCGCTCGGTGTGCTGGAACGGCGACAGGCCGATGGAGAAAGGCTTGTCGGCAAGAAGATCGGCCTGACCGCCAAGGCGGTGCAGCAGATGGTCGGCGTGGACGAACCCGATTTCGGCTTCCTCACCAATGCGATGCAATTTGCCGATGGCGGCACGGTCACCATCGCCGACAGCATGATGACCCCGATGGTCGAAGCGGAAATTGCCCTGGTGCTGAAGTCCACCCTGCCGACCGACGGGGTGACGCCGGAAATGGTCATGGACGCAACCGAATTTGCCGCCGCCTCTTTGGAGATCGTCGATACGCGCTTCGATACCCCAAAGATCACCATCGTGGACACGGTGGCCGACAACGCGAGCAGCGCCCTGTTCGTGCTCGGCAAGGACCGCGTCGACCCGCGCGAGGTCGACCTGGTGACGATGAAGTGCGAGCTGTTCCGCAACGGAGACAAGCTGTCGCAGGGTCTTGGCGCAGCGGTGCTCGGCTCACCCTTCATCAGCGCAGCCTGGCTGGCAAACCGGCTGGGCGCATTCGGCGTCGCGCTGGAAGCAGGCGATGTGGTTCTGCCCGGATCGCTCGTGCCCTTCGCCCCGATCGCCGCGGGCGACACGTTTGTTGCGGAGTTTGAAGGGCTCGGCCTGGTCAGTGCCACTTTTGCCTGAGGAGATCGCCTGATGAAGAACGCAGCTCTCGCCCAATGGCGCACCGGAGAATTCTCGGTCGGCGCCTGGATCAACCTGCCTGACCTCCACAACGCCGAAACGCTGGCGCGGATGGATTACGACTGGTTGTGTTTCGACTTGCAGCATGGATTGCTGTCGTATTCGCACCTGCTGGCGCTGATCCCCGCGATCTCGGCCACCGACACGACCCCGCTGGTGCGGGTCGCCGACAGCAGCGCTGCCGCAATCGGGCGGGTCCTTGATGCAGGCGCACACGGTGTGATCGTACCGATGGTCGACACCGCGGCACAAGCGGCGCAGGCCGCTGCGGCCTGCCGGTATCCACCGACGGGCAATCGTTCATGCGGGCCCATGCGCGGACTGTTGACCGACGGCATGACCTATCTTGCCACTGCCAACAGCGAGATTGCCTGCATCGCCATGATCGAAACCGCCGAGGGGCTCGCCAATGTCGAGGCCATCGCCGCGACCGAGGGTGTGGACGCGCTGTTCGTCGG contains:
- a CDS encoding helix-turn-helix transcriptional regulator, whose product is MVAKQLSVHPRTLQNRLLAEGLEFREIIKNERRKLAESYLGSTRTPIAEIAVLLGYADQTSFTRAFSGWFSMSPRKFRRSRQGSRAVGNSVQ
- a CDS encoding aldolase/citrate lyase family protein — translated: MKNAALAQWRTGEFSVGAWINLPDLHNAETLARMDYDWLCFDLQHGLLSYSHLLALIPAISATDTTPLVRVADSSAAAIGRVLDAGAHGVIVPMVDTAAQAAQAAAACRYPPTGNRSCGPMRGLLTDGMTYLATANSEIACIAMIETAEGLANVEAIAATEGVDALFVGPVDLCFGLGIKPGDFANPAFTAAIERIVAATHRAGIAAGLFGYSPETAKAARDQGFNFVSAGTDIAFMRQGAAGALATVRGTEPRAARGGY
- a CDS encoding L-lactate dehydrogenase, with protein sequence MNLVPASVSDFRLGAERRLPRTLFDYVDGGAGAEVTLKDNVADFEKLRLGQRVLRDISNTSTEIELLGEKLSMPVILAPIGMGGMMARRAEVQAKRVADSMGIPFTLSTMAICPIEEVAAVSQVPMWFQLYMFRDRGIVLEMLERAAAHGVTKLVFTVDLNVVGTRYRDIRNGLFGGTDFWGKLRSGFIDYALHPRWALDVGVKGGPHKFGNIAKYSPAANALPDYAAWVQSQLDASVNWDDIAWLRTHWSGELILKGILDPNDALQAQAVGADAVVVSNHGGRQLDGVASGAEMLPRVADAVGAALPLIVDGGIRSGQDVVKALALGARAVMIGRPWIFSLAAHGEAGLRQLLKVFKGDMNTALGLSGFPQASKVDRSALLEK
- a CDS encoding fumarylacetoacetate hydrolase family protein; its protein translation is MIARKRLTDRSFEQRGRLYRADGRIAKKPMSPSKRSSPVPPASTQRSGTSAKTSKATSTPGKVLSPILDQSEGQTPIKSKDQIMTVDLASRLSDELFDALRNRAPIPLISARHPELDIDEAYRISLGVLERRQADGERLVGKKIGLTAKAVQQMVGVDEPDFGFLTNAMQFADGGTVTIADSMMTPMVEAEIALVLKSTLPTDGVTPEMVMDATEFAAASLEIVDTRFDTPKITIVDTVADNASSALFVLGKDRVDPREVDLVTMKCELFRNGDKLSQGLGAAVLGSPFISAAWLANRLGAFGVALEAGDVVLPGSLVPFAPIAAGDTFVAEFEGLGLVSATFA
- a CDS encoding AraC family transcriptional regulator, translating into MKYSPHSSEKDSPGARGSVIRAGSMEGYRSFLFELGVDPLPVLERAGLDNEIFSDPDTVISTECYRRALNHAAITTGLRHFGLLLSQRQAFEKLGAVGYLVRHAPNLRVSIERLILHFRTHDTGSMTELETEDNCALWLHRLSGVIDAPAIQQTELAVGLACRFVRSALGETWCPQAVYFEHQAPRDVSPFQAVFRCPVLFGQTLTGLEIATPDLDKPLRQSDPGLFKILEQHVTQIEKGMGDDFSASVRTLILQDIESGTVRIETAAARMGLRKHVLQRRLKAEGTNFQAILDDVRYEIGRRYLLETDTPISEIAGILGYAESAVFTRAFARRSGMAPRLWRQTHTAS
- a CDS encoding acetolactate synthase large subunit; the encoded protein is MDVNGAEALIETMAGCGVDVCFANPGTSEMQLVAAIDGQHGMRAILGLFEGVVTGAADGYGRMADKPAITLLHLGPGLANGLANLHNARRAGSPIINIVGDHATYHLQYNSPLTSDLQGVARPMSDWVKASRSERDLPQVGAESFAIATAYPGRIATVVAPANHAWTEGSAAAAATTAPPVPQTPDAAIDEAAEALEQADGAVAIYLGGRALREDALEYAGRIAAKIGARLICETFPARLQRGAGRVAVERLPYFGEQGEEYLKDFKTIVFCGAEPPVSFFAYPGKPSWLSPAGAKLVRLASMEEDALAALTGLAEKLGATDEAPKQQAALPLVTDGKLDPANVGAVIAEKMPANAIVSDEAATAGLMIFPSTAGAPKHDWLTLTGGAIGQGLPLAAGAAVACPDRKVLALQADGSGMYTCQALWTMAREKLDVTTIILNNGSYSILNIELMRVGVQNPGPKALSMLDLHNPALDWVSLSLGMGVPARKASTVAELREALDEALAHKGPRLIEAIL